The DNA region CGAGCGGCAAGCAATGCCCGCTCGGGGATGGTTCTGCGCGCTCGGGACTGGTTCGAGCAACTTCCCCAACTGGGCAAAATCGCCGTTATTGCCGGCGGCGCCATCATCGGCTTTTCGCTGCTCAAAACCGTTTTGCAGCTGGTGAGCTCGCTGCTGACGCTGGCGCTGGTTGCCGGGGCGCTCTACGTTGGGTACCGGCTGTTTTTAGCGCCCGAGCGCACTGACTGAGCGAGTGCGCTGTGGCCGATCGGCTGGCGGAAGGCCGTAGTGCCGGGCGGCCTGCGTGGCCGTCAGCTTGAGCAGCTGCGAATCGCCCAGCGCTAGCGTGCTAGCAGGCATTTGAGAGGATTGCCCGCTGGCGTGCAATAGCTCGCCCCCCACCACTTGGGCCAGCGGTGGAGGAACGGCGTTGCCAATCTGGCGAAAGCCATGCCACTTGGTGGCATGCACTCGGAACCAATCGGGGAACCCATGCAACCGTGCCGCCTCGCGGTTGGTAATGCAGCGCGGCGTATAGGGGTGGATGGGGCGGGGTGAGGTATGGGCCCCGCGGTTGCTTGCGGTCCCAGCGCGCAGCGTGTTGCAAACGGCGTTGGGGTCGAGCTTGAGAAAGCGGCTGATGCGCTCGATTTGCCCAAATGGGGTAGCTGCAAAGCGTTTCCGCGATCGCTGCGCGTGCGCCGTGCGGCGGCTTGCGGTTAGCAAGTTGGGGGTGTAGTTGCGCCGATAGCCGCAGGCTTGGCCCTGCCCTCGAAGCGCGCGCGCATAGGCAGAGGGCGGCCCGAGCTGGGCCTCAACCCAGTCGCGCTCGAGGAGCTCGGGAAAGCGCTCGACCTCGGGTAAATCCCCAATCGCATCCTGTACGGTTGGAGGTGCCCCAGCTGCTGCAGGGAGGGCCGGACACACCCGGTCGCGGCGCGCGCCCAGCAAGAACAGGCGCTTGCGGTCTTGGGGAAGGCCATAGTTGCAGGCGTTGAAGATCCCGGCCGTTGGCGTGTAGCCATGGGCGGCAAACTCGACCAGCAGCTCGTCCAAAAACTGCTGGTGCTTGCCGCGCGCCAAGCCGGGCACGTTTTCAAAGGCAAAGTAGGCCGGTTGCAGCTCGACCACCAAGCGAACGAAGTGGCGAACGAGCGCGTTGCGCGGGTCGTCGAGGGCACGCTTGCCCATGGGCGAAAAGCCTTGGCAGGGCGCTCCGCCAAAAACAGCCTCGATCTCGCGATCGCCGATTCCGGTGCGGGCACGGATGGCGGCGCCGCTCAAGCGGGCAACGTCGCTGCAGATGGTTGGGCAGTCGGGAAAGTTAAACGCGTGCGTGGCGCAGTGGATGGGGTCGGAATCGATGGCAGCCACCACATCGAACCCGGCCTGCTCAAAGCCCAGGCTCATTCCCCCAGCCCCGGCAAACAAGTCGATGCCCAAAGGCCGATTGCGCTGCTCGCTCATGGCACCTGCAGCCAAGCCGCTCTGGATCCTAGCGCGAGCCGCGCTAGCATCGAACGCGCCGCCCGCCTCGCGCCCAGGTGACTGCAAGCCCTCGCCTCAACCCCCTACGGTCGCTCCGACGCGCCGCAGTCAATCGCCCGCGTTTGCTGCCCATCGGTACAGCATTGCTCGGTGGCGGTCTAATGGGCCTGGCCGCTGGCGAGGCCTTTGGGTTGGCCTGGGTGGCGCTCGTCCCGCTCTGGATGGGGGTACGGCAAGCCCAACCGCGCTACCTGCTCGCCGCGATCGCGTGGGGACTGGCCTATTACGGCATCTCGCTATTTTGGTTGACCGGCCTCCATCCCATGACCTGGATGGGGGTTCCCTGGCTGGCCAGCGTGGCGATCGCAGCATTTTGCTGGATTGCGGTCACGCTCTGGGGCACTGCCTACGTCGCGGCCTGGGCAGCCGGCATGGCCTGGCTGAGCCGGCGCCTGGGCGCCGGACATGCGCCTACCTTTGTCCTGGCTGGGACGGCAGGCTGGTGCGCCTTGGAGCTGCTGCGGAGCGCCACACCGCTGCACTGGAGCTATCTGGGGCTGACGCAAAGCCCCCACAATTTGGCCGTACTGCAACTGGCCCAGCTCGCCGGGCCAACAGCCGTCACGGCGGTGTTGGTTGCCACCAACGGCTTGCTAGCCGAGGCCATCCTGGCTCGCTGGGGGCCGCGCTCGCCCGGCCCGATCCCGCTGGCAGGGGCTGCCCTGGCCGTGCTGTTGGGGGGGCACGGCTTGGGATGGGGGATGCTGGCGCGCCCGCTGGCATCCGCGCAAGCCGAGCCGTTGCAAGTGGGCATCGTTCAGGGCAACGTGCCCAACGAGATCAAGCTCAAGGGCCGCGGTCGGCGCCAAGCGATCGCGCGCTACACCCGCGGCTACCGGCAACTAACGGCAGCTGGCGCTGATGCCGTTCTTACCCCCGAGACGGCCCTGCCGTTGGCATGGCCGCAATACGCCCGCCGCCGCGAGCAGTTTTATCGGGCTGTGGTGGCAGCCGAGGTGCCTGCCTGGCTGGGAGCATTCGGCGCCGAAGGGCAAACCAACAGCCTGTTTGCCCTCACCGGCGAGGGCCAAACCCGCGATCGCTACGATAAAGCCCATCTCGTCCCGCTGGGCGAGTACGTTCCCCTCGAAGGGATTCTGGGCGGTGCGGTCGATCGGCTCTCGCCGCTGGAGTCCCGCTTGGCCGCTGGCGAGCTGGGTCAAACCTTTGAGACCGCTTGGGGGCCAGCCATTGCCGGCATCTGCTACGAATCGGCATTCGCGCATCACTTCCGCCAGCAAGCGGCGCGCGGCGGACGGTTCATCCTCAGCGCCTCCAATGACGCCCACTACAGCCGCGCCATGCCCGCCCAACATCACAACCAAGATGTCATGCGCGCCATCGAAACGGATCGCTGGGCCGTGCGAGCGACTAATACCGGGTACTCGGCGATCGTGGATCCGCGCGGCCGCACCCAGTGGATCTCGGGCTTTGAGACCTACGCCACTCACTTGGGCACAATTACTCCCCGCCAGACCCAAACGCCCTACGTGCGCTGGGGCAATTGGCTGACCTGGGGGCTAGTTGGGGCGGCGGCCGCGAGCTGGGGCTGGGCCGAATGGTGCCGCTAGGGCTTACGCCGCGGCGTGCGCGCGGTTCCAGGCGCCGCCCTCATCCAGCGCCAGCGCTTGGGCCTCGGCCGTGACCCCCTCGCGCTGCCAAGCTTGGGCGATAGCCGCAGCCACTGCTTCGGCCATGCCCGCATTGCTTAAGGCCACCAGCGCCGGCCCCGCACCGCTAATCGCTATCCCATGCGCGCCGGCCGCCAGCGCGGCCGCCCGGACAGGGGCATAGCCGCGAATCAGATCCTGCCGGTAGGGTTGGTGCAGCGCGTCAACCATGCCGGCCTGCACCCACGGGCCGTAGCCCAAGGCCAAGCCGCGCAACAGCAGGCCCAGCGCGCCCAGATTGGCGATTGCGGCTGCGCGCTCGACCCGCTCGGGCAACACGGCACGCGCCTGCTGGGTGGCCAGCTCGAAATTGGGAACGGCCACCACCGGGACAATGGCCGAGTGCCAGGGCAGCCGGCACCACTGCCAGCTGCCATCGGGCTGGGGGGCTGCCAGCTGGCACCCACCCAGTAGCGCCGGAACGACATTATCGGGATGGCCCTCTAGGGCAATGGCCAGTTCGGCGAGGGCTGCCGCATCCAGCGGATGGCCGGCCAGCTGGTTGCCGCCGACCAACCCGGCCACAATGGCGGTTGCCGAGCTCCCCAACCCGCGCGATAGCGGCACATCCAGCGTGATCGCGATCCGAATGCAAGGCGGCGTTCGGTCCAGGTGCTGGTAGAGGGCGCAAAAGGCGCGGTAGGCTAAGTTGCTGCTATCGGTGCTGACGCGATGCGCCCCGGCACCGGTGGCCGATACATCGACAGCCGGTGCTCCTGCTGCGCGCGGCTCGAATTGGAAGCGGTTGTAACGCGCTAGCGCCGCGCCCAAACAGTCGAAGCCCGGTCCCAGATTGGCTGTGGTGGCCGGAACGGTGACCATAACGGCGGCAGCCATGGCAGCAGCCCCTCACTCCGGGTTGGTGGTAGCGCCCCCGGTGTTGCTGGCCTGGCGCTTGACGCGGCGGATGGGGAAGTTGCCGATCAAGGCGGTCATGCCGTCGTCGGTATCGAGCGAAAATTCGGTTTCGTCGGGATCGATCTCGACGTAGCGGGCCAGCACGGCCACGATTTCCTGGCGCATGACCTCCAGCGACTCCGAGCTCAACCCCGCCCGATCTTGGGCGATGACGAGCTTGAGGCGCTCTTTGGCTTCGCCGCTACTGGGGCGATTGCGCTTGAATAGCTGCTCCAGGCGTTCCAGGACCATACCCCACTCCGTGCGCTTGCCAGGCTAGCCGGCGCTGGCTCAATCCTACCGGAACCAGTTTTTAATGCGCTCGATTAGGTTGTTTTGCGAGGCCATCAAATCGAGGACGCGGACCTGCTCGCCTTCGAGGCGCCGGGCAATGTTGATCATGGCCATGGCCGGCAGGGAGGGATCGGAGCCGCCGATGAGCGGCTCGCCGCGGTTGCTGGAGACAATGAGGCGCTCGTCATCGGGCACAATGCCCAGTAGCGGGATGGCCAGAATGTCCAGGATGTCGTTGACCCCCATCATCTCGTCAGCTTTGACCATCTGGGGCTTGACGCGGTTGACAATCAGCTGCGTCTGCTGAACTTCGTTGGACTCCAGCAAGCCGATCACCCGGTCGGCGTCGCGCACCGAGGCGACCTCTGGCGTGGCGATGACAATGGCCTCCTGGGCGGCCGCGATCGCGTTTTTAAAGCCCATCTCGATGCCGGCGGGGCTGTCGATGAGGATGTAGTCGTAGCTCTGGGCCAAATCGCCCACCAGCTGCCCGATCTGCTCGCTGGAGATGGCTTCTTTGTTGCGGTTTTGGGCGGCTGGCAGCAGGGCCAACCCCTCATAACGTTTGTCCTTGACCAGCGCCTGTTCCAAGCGGCACTCGCCGGCGAGCACATCCAGCGCCGTGTACACCACCCGATTCTCTAGCCCCAGCAACAAATCCATGTTGCGCAGGCCAAAGTCGGCGTCAATGAGGGCGACGCTGCGCCCCCGATACGCGAGTGCGGCCCCCAAGTTGGCCGAAATTGTGGTTTTGCCGACGCCGCCTTTGCCGGAAGTGATGACGATGGTGCGAGTCATGGTTGGGGGTGCGCTCGGCAGTTGCAGGGGCAGCAGGGTAGGCCGGTATCAGGGTCAGCCCGCGCCGTCGCTGTTGCCCTTGTTAAAGGCCAGCGCCGGCACCAGCCGAATGCCATCGGCTGCGACGTAGGCCACCTCCGCGCTGGGATGGGTAGGTTCGGTCTCGGGAGCGCGGGCGACGACATCGGCAATGCGGAGCTGGGTGGGCGCCATTTGCAACGCCAAAATCCGGCTGTTGCGATTGCCATCGACTCCGGCGTGGGCAATGCCGCGCAACCGGCCCCAGATGACAATATCACCGCTGGCGGTCACGCTCCCGCTGGGGTTGAGATCCCCCAAAATGACGACCGTGCCCTGGTGGCGGACTTCTACCCCCGAGCGAACGGTAGTTTGCAGGTAGAGCGGCTCGGCCTGCGGGGTAGCAACCTGCTCGGAATCCGATACGGCCGATGGGGCCTGCTGTTCCACCGAATAGCCCTCCGCTGCGGCCGCGACTGCGGTTTGGCGCCGGCTAGTGGCAACGCGCTCCAGCTGAAGGTCGACGGCAGCTAGGGCCTCGGCGATCGCCTGCAACTGCCGGGCATCGAGCAGCCGGTCGCGCGCGCTCAGCACTGCTTGAGCCTGGGGCGACCAAAAGCACTCGCTGCCATTGAGCCGGTGCGTCAGTTGCTGCCAGAGCTGGGGCCAATCTTGGGTGCTGGCCGCTTGGGGCAAGCTCAGCCGAACGCCGTTGCCTTCCCGCGCTAGCGCGACTTGCGGCGCAGCGGCCGTTATTGCTTGCGGATCCCAGTC from Cyanobacteria bacterium QS_8_64_29 includes:
- a CDS encoding DNA (cytosine-5-)-methyltransferase yields the protein MSEQRNRPLGIDLFAGAGGMSLGFEQAGFDVVAAIDSDPIHCATHAFNFPDCPTICSDVARLSGAAIRARTGIGDREIEAVFGGAPCQGFSPMGKRALDDPRNALVRHFVRLVVELQPAYFAFENVPGLARGKHQQFLDELLVEFAAHGYTPTAGIFNACNYGLPQDRKRLFLLGARRDRVCPALPAAAGAPPTVQDAIGDLPEVERFPELLERDWVEAQLGPPSAYARALRGQGQACGYRRNYTPNLLTASRRTAHAQRSRKRFAATPFGQIERISRFLKLDPNAVCNTLRAGTASNRGAHTSPRPIHPYTPRCITNREAARLHGFPDWFRVHATKWHGFRQIGNAVPPPLAQVVGGELLHASGQSSQMPASTLALGDSQLLKLTATQAARHYGLPPADRPQRTRSVSALGR
- a CDS encoding apolipoprotein N-acyltransferase, with amino-acid sequence MGLAAGEAFGLAWVALVPLWMGVRQAQPRYLLAAIAWGLAYYGISLFWLTGLHPMTWMGVPWLASVAIAAFCWIAVTLWGTAYVAAWAAGMAWLSRRLGAGHAPTFVLAGTAGWCALELLRSATPLHWSYLGLTQSPHNLAVLQLAQLAGPTAVTAVLVATNGLLAEAILARWGPRSPGPIPLAGAALAVLLGGHGLGWGMLARPLASAQAEPLQVGIVQGNVPNEIKLKGRGRRQAIARYTRGYRQLTAAGADAVLTPETALPLAWPQYARRREQFYRAVVAAEVPAWLGAFGAEGQTNSLFALTGEGQTRDRYDKAHLVPLGEYVPLEGILGGAVDRLSPLESRLAAGELGQTFETAWGPAIAGICYESAFAHHFRQQAARGGRFILSASNDAHYSRAMPAQHHNQDVMRAIETDRWAVRATNTGYSAIVDPRGRTQWISGFETYATHLGTITPRQTQTPYVRWGNWLTWGLVGAAAASWGWAEWCR
- a CDS encoding homoserine kinase; amino-acid sequence: MAAAVMVTVPATTANLGPGFDCLGAALARYNRFQFEPRAAGAPAVDVSATGAGAHRVSTDSSNLAYRAFCALYQHLDRTPPCIRIAITLDVPLSRGLGSSATAIVAGLVGGNQLAGHPLDAAALAELAIALEGHPDNVVPALLGGCQLAAPQPDGSWQWCRLPWHSAIVPVVAVPNFELATQQARAVLPERVERAAAIANLGALGLLLRGLALGYGPWVQAGMVDALHQPYRQDLIRGYAPVRAAALAAGAHGIAISGAGPALVALSNAGMAEAVAAAIAQAWQREGVTAEAQALALDEGGAWNRAHAAA
- a CDS encoding cell division topological specificity factor MinE, coding for MVLERLEQLFKRNRPSSGEAKERLKLVIAQDRAGLSSESLEVMRQEIVAVLARYVEIDPDETEFSLDTDDGMTALIGNFPIRRVKRQASNTGGATTNPE
- the minD gene encoding septum site-determining protein MinD; this encodes MTRTIVITSGKGGVGKTTISANLGAALAYRGRSVALIDADFGLRNMDLLLGLENRVVYTALDVLAGECRLEQALVKDKRYEGLALLPAAQNRNKEAISSEQIGQLVGDLAQSYDYILIDSPAGIEMGFKNAIAAAQEAIVIATPEVASVRDADRVIGLLESNEVQQTQLIVNRVKPQMVKADEMMGVNDILDILAIPLLGIVPDDERLIVSSNRGEPLIGGSDPSLPAMAMINIARRLEGEQVRVLDLMASQNNLIERIKNWFR
- the minC gene encoding septum site-determining protein MinC yields the protein MSADWDPQAITAAAPQVALAREGNGVRLSLPQAASTQDWPQLWQQLTHRLNGSECFWSPQAQAVLSARDRLLDARQLQAIAEALAAVDLQLERVATSRRQTAVAAAAEGYSVEQQAPSAVSDSEQVATPQAEPLYLQTTVRSGVEVRHQGTVVILGDLNPSGSVTASGDIVIWGRLRGIAHAGVDGNRNSRILALQMAPTQLRIADVVARAPETEPTHPSAEVAYVAADGIRLVPALAFNKGNSDGAG